One segment of Cataglyphis hispanica isolate Lineage 1 chromosome 23, ULB_Chis1_1.0, whole genome shotgun sequence DNA contains the following:
- the LOC126857937 gene encoding pro-resilin-like: MRPAKSWAPLAATVLAATALLLRPIHAEAPISGNYLPPSTSYGTPNLGGGGGGGGGGGGYSGGSSGGISTSYGAPSSGGGGFGGGGGFGGGGGGYSGGGRPSSTYGAPSQGGGGGGYSGGGRTPSSSYGAPPSSSYGAPPSTSYGAPSSGGGGGGGLGGGFGGGAPSSSYGAPSGSYGAPSSGGGRAPSSSYGAPSRPSSSYGTPSVGRPSSTYGAPSSGGGGFGGGGFGGGGGGGGFGGGKPSSTYGAPSGGGGRPSSTYGAPSGGGGGGGFGGGFGGGAPSSTYGAPSSTYGAPSTSYGAPQSGGGGGGRPSTGYGAPSSGGYSGGGGFGGGRYSGGGGAPSSTYGAPSGGGGGYSGGGGRPSTSYGAPSGGGGFGGGSGGYSGGGGGGGGGGRPSSTYGAPSFGGGGSGGGGGQSYASNGGYQY; the protein is encoded by the exons ATGAGACCCGCGAAAAGCTGGGCCCCTCTGGCAGCGACCGTGCTAGCCGCAACGGCCCTGCTGTTGAGACCGATCCACGCTGAGG cgCCAATTTCGGGCAACTATCTACCACCCTCAACCAGTTACGGCACCCCTAATCTAggaggtggtggtggtggcggcggcggcggcggcggctaTTCCGGCGGTAGCAGTGGAGGAATATCGACGAGCTACGGTGCACCTTCGAGCGGCGGTGGCGGATTCGGCGGGGGTGGTGGATTTGGCGGGGGTGGCGGAGGTTACTCCGGAGGTGGTCGACCTTCCTCGACCTACGGAGCGCCGAGTCaaggtggcggtggcggcggatACTCCGGTGGCGGCAGAACGCCGTCGTCCAGCTATGGAGCACCGCCTTCATCAAGCTATGGAGCACCCCCGTCAACGAGCTACGGGGCACCATCcagcggtggcggcggcggcggcggacTCGGGGGTGGTTTCGGCGGAGGAGCTCCTTCTAGCAGCTATGGAGCGCCTTCCGGCAGTTATGGGGCGCCTAGCTCTGGCGGAGGAAGAGCACCATCCTCTAGTTATGGAGCCCCGTCCCGTCCGTCCAGCAGCTATGGGACGCCATCCGTAGGACGTCCATCTTCAACCTATGGTGCGCCTTCCAGCGGAGGCGGCGGATTCGGCGGGGGTGGTTTtggtggtggcggcggcggcggcggcttcGGTGGCGGTAAACCGTCCTCGACCTACGGGGCACCTTCCGGTGGTGGCGGCAGACCATCGTCCACGTATGGCGCGCCTtccggcggtggcggtggcggcggcttCGGTGGCGGTTTTGGCGGTGGAGCCCCTTCTTCGACCTACGGAGCGCCTTCTTCGACTTATGGCGCACCCTCTACGAGTTATGGAGCACCGCAGAGTGgaggcggtggcggtggcagaCCTTCCACTGGCTATGGGGCGCCTAGTTCCGGCGGCTACAGTGGTGGCGGTGGATTTGGTGGCGGTAGATATTCCGGTGGCGGCGGAGCGCCGTCCTCTACTTACGGTGCACCTTCGGGAGGTGGTGGCGGATATTCCGGCGGTGGTGGAAGACCATCAACGTCTTATGGTGCTCCATCCGGTGGTGGCGGATTCGGAGGCGG TTCTGGTGGTTACTCTGGAGGCGGCGGAGGCGGAGGTGGAGGTGGCAGGCCATCGTCGACCTACGGTGCACCGAGCtttggcggcggcggcagtgGTGGCGGTGGTGGACAGAGTTATGCCAGTAACGGGGGATACCAATACTAA